A genomic segment from Stenotrophomonas maltophilia encodes:
- a CDS encoding multidrug efflux RND transporter permease subunit: MPKFFIEHPVFAWVVAILISLSGVIAILNLGVESYPNIAPPQVTVSATYPGASADTTEKSVTQVIEQQLTGIDHLLYFSSSSASNGRAQITLTFETGTDPDIAQVQVQNKVSLATPRLPSEVTQQGVVVAKANAGFLMVIALQSDTPAINRDALNDIVGSRVLDQVSRIPGVGSTQQFGSEYAMNIWLNPEKMQGYGLSASQVLAAVRAQNVQFAAGALGSDPSPEGQHFTATVSAEGRFSSPQEFENIILRANADGSRVLLKDIARVAFGANNYGFDTQYNGKPTGAFAIQLLPGANALNVADAVRAKMDELQPSFPSGVTWFSPYDSTTFVKISIQEVVKTLFEAVFLVFLVMLIFLQNFRATLIPTLVIPVALLGTFLGMWMIGFTINQLTLFAMVLAIGIVVDDAIVVIENVERIMTEEGLAPKPATQKAMTQITGAVVAITVVLAAVFIPSALQGGAAGEIYKQFALTIAISMAFSAFLALGFTPALCATFLKPTHNDNPNIVYRTFNKYYDKISHTYVGHITSAVRHAPRWMILFVVLTALCGFLFTRMPGSFLPEEDQGYALAIVQLPPGSTKGQTNEVFAQMRGILEKQDGYEGMLQVAGFSFVGSGENVGMGFIRLKPWEERKFTAPEFIQNMNGAFYGIKEAQIFVVNLPTVQGLGQFGGFDMWLQDRSGAGYEQLTQARNILLGNAAQKPEALVGVRPNGLENAPQLQLHVDRVQAQSMGMSVSDVYSTIQLMLAPVYVNDFFYEGRIKRVTMQADGPYRTGQESLKSFYSPSSLTTNADGTSSMIPLNTVVKSEWVSAPPSLSRYNGYSAINIVGSQAPGTSSGEAMQTMESIVNDDLPAGFGYDWSGMSYQEILAGNAATLLLVLSIVVVFLCLAALYESWSIPVAVLLVVPLGVLGALGLSMLRGLPNDLFFKIGLITVIGLAAKNAILIVEFAVEQRAAGKNLRDATIEAARLRFRPILMTSFAFIMGVIPMAISTGAGANSRHAIGTGVIGGMLFATLLGLLMIPVFFVVVRRMLGDKLDEPSKEFMERQRDADAAHRPDR; this comes from the coding sequence ATGCCTAAATTTTTCATCGAACATCCAGTCTTCGCCTGGGTGGTTGCGATCCTGATCTCGCTCAGCGGCGTGATCGCGATCCTCAACCTGGGCGTGGAGTCCTATCCCAACATCGCCCCACCGCAGGTCACCGTGTCGGCGACCTACCCGGGCGCCAGCGCCGACACCACGGAAAAATCGGTCACCCAGGTGATCGAGCAGCAGCTGACCGGTATCGATCACCTGCTGTACTTCAGCTCCTCGTCCGCCTCCAACGGACGTGCGCAGATCACCCTGACCTTCGAGACCGGTACCGATCCGGACATCGCCCAGGTGCAGGTGCAGAACAAGGTCTCGCTGGCCACGCCACGACTGCCTTCGGAAGTGACCCAGCAGGGCGTGGTGGTGGCCAAGGCCAACGCCGGCTTCCTGATGGTGATCGCGCTGCAGTCCGATACGCCGGCCATCAACCGTGATGCCCTGAACGACATCGTCGGTTCGCGCGTGCTCGACCAGGTCTCGCGTATCCCCGGCGTCGGCAGCACCCAGCAGTTCGGTTCCGAGTACGCCATGAACATCTGGCTGAACCCGGAAAAGATGCAGGGCTACGGCCTGTCGGCCAGCCAGGTGCTCGCCGCGGTGCGCGCGCAGAACGTGCAGTTCGCTGCCGGTGCGCTGGGTTCGGACCCGTCGCCGGAAGGCCAGCACTTCACCGCAACGGTCTCGGCCGAAGGCCGCTTCAGCTCGCCGCAGGAGTTCGAGAACATCATCCTGCGCGCCAACGCTGACGGTTCGCGCGTGCTGCTGAAGGACATCGCCCGCGTTGCCTTCGGTGCCAACAACTACGGCTTTGACACCCAGTACAACGGCAAGCCGACCGGCGCCTTCGCCATCCAGCTGCTGCCGGGCGCCAACGCCCTGAACGTGGCCGATGCGGTGCGCGCCAAGATGGACGAGCTGCAGCCCAGCTTCCCGTCCGGCGTGACCTGGTTCTCGCCGTACGACAGCACCACCTTCGTCAAGATCTCCATCCAGGAAGTGGTCAAGACACTGTTCGAAGCAGTGTTCCTGGTGTTCCTGGTGATGCTGATCTTCCTGCAGAACTTCCGCGCCACCCTGATCCCGACCCTGGTCATCCCGGTGGCCCTGCTCGGTACCTTCCTGGGCATGTGGATGATCGGCTTCACGATCAACCAGCTGACCCTGTTCGCGATGGTGCTGGCGATCGGCATCGTGGTCGATGACGCGATCGTGGTGATCGAGAACGTCGAACGCATCATGACCGAGGAAGGCCTGGCGCCGAAGCCGGCCACGCAGAAGGCGATGACCCAGATCACCGGCGCGGTGGTGGCGATCACCGTCGTGCTGGCTGCGGTGTTCATCCCGTCCGCCCTGCAGGGCGGCGCCGCCGGTGAGATCTACAAGCAGTTCGCGCTGACCATCGCCATCTCGATGGCGTTCTCGGCGTTCCTGGCCCTGGGCTTCACCCCGGCGCTGTGCGCGACCTTCCTCAAGCCGACGCACAACGACAACCCGAACATCGTCTACCGCACCTTCAACAAGTACTACGACAAGATCAGCCACACCTATGTGGGCCACATCACCTCGGCGGTACGCCATGCGCCGCGCTGGATGATCCTGTTCGTGGTGCTGACCGCACTGTGCGGCTTCCTGTTCACCCGCATGCCGGGCAGCTTCCTGCCGGAAGAAGACCAGGGCTATGCGCTGGCGATCGTGCAGCTGCCGCCGGGCTCGACCAAGGGCCAGACCAACGAAGTGTTCGCGCAGATGCGTGGCATCCTGGAAAAGCAGGATGGCTATGAAGGCATGCTGCAGGTGGCCGGCTTCAGCTTCGTCGGTTCCGGCGAGAACGTCGGCATGGGCTTCATCCGCCTGAAGCCGTGGGAGGAACGCAAGTTCACCGCGCCCGAGTTCATCCAGAACATGAACGGCGCGTTCTACGGCATCAAGGAAGCGCAGATCTTCGTGGTCAACCTGCCCACCGTGCAGGGCCTCGGCCAGTTCGGTGGCTTCGACATGTGGCTGCAGGACCGCAGTGGTGCCGGCTACGAACAGCTGACCCAGGCGCGAAACATCCTGCTGGGCAATGCCGCGCAGAAGCCCGAAGCACTGGTCGGCGTGCGTCCGAACGGGCTGGAAAACGCTCCGCAGCTGCAGCTGCACGTGGACCGCGTGCAGGCGCAGTCGATGGGCATGTCGGTGTCGGACGTGTACAGCACCATCCAGCTGATGCTGGCCCCGGTGTACGTCAACGACTTCTTCTACGAAGGCCGCATCAAGCGCGTGACCATGCAGGCCGATGGTCCGTACCGCACCGGCCAGGAATCGCTGAAGAGCTTCTACAGCCCGTCCAGCCTGACCACCAATGCCGACGGCACCAGTTCGATGATCCCGCTGAACACGGTGGTCAAGTCCGAATGGGTGTCGGCACCGCCGTCGCTGAGCCGCTACAACGGCTACTCGGCGATCAACATCGTCGGTTCGCAGGCTCCGGGCACCAGCTCGGGCGAAGCGATGCAGACCATGGAGAGCATCGTCAACGACGACCTGCCGGCCGGCTTCGGCTACGACTGGTCCGGCATGTCCTACCAGGAAATCCTGGCCGGCAATGCCGCCACGCTGCTGCTGGTGCTGTCCATCGTGGTGGTGTTCCTGTGCCTGGCAGCCCTGTATGAAAGCTGGTCGATCCCGGTCGCGGTGCTGCTGGTGGTGCCGCTGGGCGTGCTGGGTGCCCTCGGCCTGTCGATGCTGCGCGGCCTGCCCAACGATCTGTTCTTCAAGATCGGCCTGATCACTGTGATCGGCCTGGCGGCGAAGAATGCGATCCTGATCGTGGAGTTCGCGGTGGAGCAGCGCGCAGCAGGCAAGAACCTGCGTGATGCCACCATCGAGGCAGCCCGCCTGCGTTTCCGCCCCATCCTGATGACGTCGTTCGCGTTCATCATGGGCGTGATCCCGATGGCGATCTCCACCGGCGCCGGCGCCAACTCCCGCCACGCCATCGGTACCGGCGTGATCGGCGGCATGCTGTTCGCCACCCTGCTCGGCCTGCTGATGATCCCGGTGTTCTTCGTGGTCGTGCGCCGCATGCTGGGTGACAAGCTGGATGAACCGTCCAAGGAGTTCATGGAACGCCAGCGCGACGCCGATGCTGCACACCGCCCGGATCGTTGA
- a CDS encoding homocysteine S-methyltransferase family protein, giving the protein MPALPWLHPDRANALLDALRERILIIDGAMGTMIQRHGLQEDDYRGERFAGGYDHLHGPGCDHGAPEGHDLKGNNDLLLLTRPQIIADIHTAYLDAGADLVETNTFNATSVSQADYHLEHLVYELNKAGAAVARACCDAVAATTPGKPRFVIGVIGPTSRTASISPDVNDPGFRNTSFDELRDTYREAIEGLIDGGADTLMVETIFDTLNAKAALYALEEAFDARGARLPVMISGTITDASGRTLSGQTAEAFHASLAHARPLSIGLNCALGAEAMRPHVETLSQVADCHVSAHPNAGLPNAFGEYDETPEEMATTLRGFAEDGLLNLVGGCCGSTPDHIRAIARAVAGLPPRALPAMQEQAA; this is encoded by the coding sequence ATGCCCGCCCTGCCCTGGTTGCATCCCGATCGTGCCAACGCCCTGCTCGACGCCCTGCGCGAGCGGATCCTGATCATCGACGGCGCGATGGGCACGATGATCCAGCGCCATGGCCTGCAGGAAGACGATTACCGTGGCGAACGATTCGCCGGTGGCTACGACCATCTGCATGGCCCCGGCTGCGACCATGGTGCACCTGAAGGCCATGACCTGAAGGGCAACAACGACCTGCTGCTGCTGACCCGGCCACAGATCATCGCCGACATCCATACCGCCTACCTGGATGCCGGCGCGGATCTGGTCGAGACCAACACCTTCAATGCCACCTCGGTCAGCCAGGCCGACTACCACCTCGAACACCTGGTGTACGAGCTGAACAAGGCTGGCGCCGCCGTCGCACGCGCCTGCTGCGATGCGGTGGCCGCGACCACGCCGGGCAAGCCGCGCTTCGTGATCGGGGTGATCGGCCCCACCAGCCGCACCGCCTCGATCAGCCCCGACGTCAACGATCCGGGCTTCCGCAACACCAGCTTCGACGAGTTGCGCGACACCTATCGCGAAGCCATCGAGGGCCTGATCGACGGCGGCGCCGATACGCTCATGGTCGAGACCATCTTCGACACGCTCAATGCCAAGGCCGCGCTGTACGCGCTGGAAGAAGCGTTCGACGCACGTGGCGCTCGCCTGCCGGTGATGATCTCCGGCACCATCACCGATGCCTCCGGGCGCACCCTGTCCGGGCAGACCGCCGAGGCCTTCCATGCGTCACTGGCGCATGCGCGCCCGCTGTCGATCGGGCTGAACTGCGCATTGGGGGCGGAAGCGATGCGCCCGCACGTGGAAACCCTCTCGCAGGTCGCCGACTGCCATGTCAGCGCGCATCCCAACGCGGGCCTGCCCAACGCCTTTGGCGAGTACGACGAAACGCCCGAAGAGATGGCCACCACCCTGCGCGGCTTCGCCGAGGATGGCCTGTTGAACCTGGTCGGCGGCTGCTGCGGCTCCACGCCCGACCATATCCGCGCGATCGCCCGGGCCGTGGCAGGGCTGCCACCGCGCGCCCTGCCCGCCATGCAGGAGCAGGCCGCGTGA
- the metH gene encoding methionine synthase, giving the protein MTPVRPTRLSGLEPLVITPDLLFINVGERTNVTGSAQFRKLVKEGRYEEAVDVARQQVASGAQILDVNMDEGLIDSEAAMTRYLNLIMSEPDIARIPVMVDSSKWSVIEAGLKCLQGKSVVNSISLKEGEALFREHARKVLRYGAAAVVMAFDESGQADTCARKVEICSRAYRILVDEIGFPPQDIIFDPNIFAVATGIEEHDNYAVDFIEATRIIKQTLPHCHVSGGVSNVSFSFRGNETVRQAIHSVFLYHAIAAGMDMGIVNAGAMPIYDELEPDLRERVEDVILNRRSDATERLLEIAERYKGKKGATKTEDLAWREKPVAQRLAHALVHGLDAYVEEDTELARQASSRPLDVIEGPLMDGMNVVGDLFGAGKMFLPQVVKSARVMKKAVAYLLPYIEAEKARSGDTAKSNGKIIMATVKGDVHDIGKNIVGVVLACNNFEVVDLGVMVPAQKILDAAREHNADLIGLSGLITPSLEEMSHVAREMERQGFDLPLLIGGATTSRAHTALKIDPHYKAPTVWVKDASRAVGVAQSLISRDLREAFVAANEADYAEIRARHRNRGDAKRLVTLEHARGQKFQGGWDSYTPPAPEQPGLHVFDDYPLAELVDYIDWTPFFQAWELAGKFPAILTDEIVGTQASELYRDAREMLERIVGEKWLTAKAVFGLWPANSIGDDVRVQHPQGETTLHFLRQQVDKPAERPDFCLADFIAPADSGRQDWIGAFAVTAGIGIDAHVARFEADHDDYNAILLKALADRFAEALAERLHQRVRTEFWGHERAETLDNEALIDEQYRGIRPAPGYPACPEHSEKRRLFDLLQAEANAGMELTESFAMLPTAAVSGYYFSHPQSQYFVVGRLSREQVSDYARRKGVDRAQAERWLASNLDYDPE; this is encoded by the coding sequence ATGACGCCTGTCCGCCCTACCCGCCTGTCCGGCCTGGAACCCCTGGTCATCACCCCGGACCTGCTGTTCATCAACGTCGGCGAACGCACCAACGTCACCGGCAGCGCGCAGTTCCGCAAGCTCGTCAAGGAAGGCCGCTACGAAGAAGCGGTGGACGTGGCCCGACAGCAGGTGGCCAGCGGCGCGCAGATCCTCGACGTCAACATGGATGAGGGCCTGATCGATTCGGAAGCGGCGATGACCCGCTACCTCAACCTGATCATGTCCGAGCCGGACATCGCCCGCATCCCGGTGATGGTCGACTCCTCGAAGTGGAGCGTGATCGAAGCGGGACTGAAGTGCCTGCAGGGCAAAAGCGTGGTCAACTCGATCTCGCTGAAGGAAGGCGAGGCGCTGTTCCGCGAACATGCGCGCAAGGTGCTGCGCTACGGCGCCGCCGCGGTGGTGATGGCCTTCGACGAAAGCGGGCAGGCCGACACCTGTGCGCGCAAGGTCGAGATCTGCAGCCGCGCCTATCGCATCCTGGTCGACGAGATCGGCTTCCCACCGCAGGACATCATCTTCGACCCGAACATCTTCGCCGTCGCCACCGGCATCGAAGAGCATGACAACTACGCGGTGGACTTCATCGAAGCCACCCGCATCATCAAGCAGACCCTGCCGCACTGCCATGTCTCCGGCGGCGTCTCCAACGTCTCGTTCTCGTTCCGCGGCAACGAAACGGTGCGCCAGGCCATCCACTCGGTATTCCTCTACCACGCCATTGCCGCGGGCATGGACATGGGCATCGTCAACGCCGGCGCCATGCCGATCTACGACGAACTGGAGCCGGATCTGCGCGAGCGCGTCGAAGACGTGATCCTCAACCGACGCAGCGATGCCACCGAGCGCCTGCTGGAGATCGCCGAACGCTACAAGGGCAAGAAGGGTGCGACGAAGACTGAAGACCTTGCCTGGCGCGAGAAGCCGGTCGCACAGCGCCTGGCACATGCGCTGGTGCACGGCCTGGACGCCTATGTCGAAGAAGACACCGAGCTTGCCCGGCAGGCCTCCAGCCGCCCGCTGGATGTGATCGAAGGCCCGCTGATGGACGGCATGAACGTGGTCGGCGACCTGTTCGGCGCCGGCAAGATGTTCCTGCCGCAGGTGGTGAAATCCGCACGGGTGATGAAGAAGGCCGTGGCCTACCTCCTGCCGTACATCGAGGCGGAGAAAGCGCGCAGCGGTGACACCGCCAAGAGCAACGGCAAGATCATCATGGCCACGGTGAAGGGCGATGTGCATGACATCGGCAAGAACATCGTCGGCGTGGTCCTGGCCTGCAACAACTTCGAAGTGGTCGACCTCGGCGTGATGGTGCCGGCACAGAAGATCCTTGATGCCGCCCGCGAACACAACGCGGACCTGATCGGCCTGTCCGGACTGATCACCCCGTCGCTGGAGGAGATGAGCCACGTCGCCCGCGAGATGGAGCGCCAGGGCTTCGACCTGCCGCTGCTGATCGGGGGCGCGACCACCTCGCGTGCGCATACCGCGCTGAAGATCGACCCGCATTACAAGGCGCCCACGGTGTGGGTGAAGGATGCCTCGCGCGCGGTCGGCGTGGCCCAGTCGCTGATCTCGCGCGACCTGCGCGAGGCCTTCGTCGCGGCCAACGAAGCCGACTATGCCGAAATCCGCGCCCGCCACCGCAACCGTGGCGACGCCAAGCGCCTGGTGACGCTGGAACATGCGCGCGGGCAGAAATTCCAGGGCGGCTGGGACAGCTACACGCCACCGGCACCGGAACAACCCGGCCTGCACGTGTTCGACGACTACCCACTGGCCGAGCTGGTCGACTACATCGACTGGACGCCGTTCTTCCAGGCCTGGGAGCTGGCCGGCAAGTTCCCGGCCATCCTCACCGACGAGATCGTCGGCACCCAGGCCAGCGAGCTGTACCGCGATGCCCGCGAGATGCTCGAGCGCATCGTCGGCGAGAAGTGGCTGACGGCCAAGGCCGTGTTCGGCCTGTGGCCGGCCAACAGCATCGGCGACGACGTCCGCGTGCAGCACCCGCAGGGCGAAACCACCCTGCACTTCCTGCGCCAGCAGGTGGACAAGCCGGCCGAGCGCCCGGATTTCTGCCTGGCCGACTTCATCGCGCCTGCCGACAGCGGACGCCAGGACTGGATCGGCGCGTTCGCGGTCACTGCCGGCATCGGCATCGACGCGCATGTCGCGCGCTTCGAGGCTGACCATGACGACTACAACGCGATCCTGCTGAAGGCACTGGCCGACCGCTTCGCCGAGGCGCTGGCCGAGCGCCTGCACCAGCGCGTGCGTACCGAATTCTGGGGCCATGAGCGCGCCGAGACGCTGGACAACGAAGCCCTGATCGACGAGCAGTATCGCGGTATCCGACCCGCGCCGGGCTATCCCGCCTGCCCGGAGCACAGCGAAAAGCGCCGCCTGTTCGACCTGCTGCAGGCCGAAGCGAATGCCGGCATGGAACTGACAGAGAGCTTCGCGATGCTGCCTACGGCCGCTGTCTCCGGCTACTACTTCAGCCATCCGCAGAGCCAGTACTTCGTGGTCGGTCGGCTCAGCCGCGAACAGGTCAGCGACTACGCCCGGCGCAAGGGCGTGGACCGCGCCCAGGCCGAACGCTGGCTGGCCTCCAACCTCGACTACGACCCCGAATGA
- a CDS encoding ArsR/SmtB family transcription factor, which yields MDLEDWSTRLKVFADATRVRLLALLEQEELTVAELSAITRLAQPRVSTHLARLKEAGLVRDRRAGVSAYYRFDEAQLDPAQRALWHALSNGSDDPLLRQDAERVAAVLAHRASDQNWADSVAGDMERHYSPGRTWEALARTALPLLETGDVLDIASGDGVLAELVAPHAKRYICIDTSARVVAAASERLRRLPNVEVREGDMHALPFKDGSFDLVVLMHALTYASKPAQAVTEAARVLRPGGRLLLCSLARHEHKAAVEAYGHVNLGFSDKELRKFVDKAGLQVSSLETVTREKRPPHFEVISLIANKP from the coding sequence ATGGATCTGGAAGACTGGTCGACCCGCCTGAAGGTGTTCGCCGATGCCACTCGCGTGCGCCTGCTGGCGCTGCTGGAGCAGGAGGAACTGACCGTGGCCGAACTGTCGGCAATCACCCGGCTGGCGCAGCCGCGTGTGTCCACCCACCTGGCACGCCTGAAGGAAGCCGGCCTGGTCCGCGACCGCCGTGCCGGCGTGTCGGCCTACTACCGCTTCGACGAGGCCCAGCTGGACCCGGCGCAGCGTGCATTGTGGCATGCCTTGAGCAACGGAAGCGATGATCCGCTGCTGCGCCAGGACGCCGAACGCGTTGCGGCCGTGCTGGCCCACCGCGCCTCCGACCAGAACTGGGCCGACAGCGTGGCCGGCGACATGGAACGCCACTACTCCCCGGGCCGTACCTGGGAGGCGCTGGCGCGCACCGCGCTGCCGCTGCTGGAGACCGGCGACGTGCTGGACATCGCCTCCGGTGATGGCGTGCTGGCCGAACTTGTCGCCCCGCATGCCAAGCGCTACATCTGCATTGACACCAGCGCGCGCGTGGTCGCCGCCGCCAGCGAGCGCCTGCGCCGCCTGCCCAACGTGGAAGTGCGCGAGGGCGACATGCATGCCCTGCCGTTCAAGGACGGCAGCTTCGACCTGGTGGTGCTGATGCACGCGCTGACCTACGCCAGCAAACCGGCACAGGCCGTGACCGAAGCCGCACGCGTGCTGCGTCCGGGTGGCCGCCTGCTGCTGTGCAGCCTGGCCCGTCACGAGCACAAGGCAGCAGTAGAGGCCTACGGCCACGTCAACCTCGGCTTCAGCGACAAGGAGCTGCGCAAGTTCGTCGACAAGGCCGGCCTGCAGGTGTCGAGCCTGGAAACGGTCACCCGCGAGAAGCGTCCGCCGCACTTCGAAGTGATTTCGCTGATCGCCAACAAGCCCTGA
- a CDS encoding DUF2058 domain-containing protein: MSDTLRDQLMGLGFKPAPKPERKNDGPRRDGRPQGKGGNGNGKPQGAGKGEHKPGERRGHGHGGPGKPGQSRGPGQQGPRKPRSAEEMDLAKAYAIRAQREKEERIETERLKQEEARVRREAKAKLEELLKDKGLNAEAADIARHFPYGGKIKRIYVTAEQLTALNAGELGVVQLNGRYLLVTAEVLAQSEAVFAASVALKVDPNAPAEEDPYADPQYQVPDDLVW; this comes from the coding sequence ATGAGCGATACCCTCCGCGACCAGCTGATGGGCCTGGGCTTCAAGCCTGCGCCCAAGCCCGAGCGCAAGAATGATGGCCCCCGCCGTGATGGCCGCCCGCAGGGCAAGGGTGGCAACGGCAATGGAAAGCCGCAGGGCGCTGGCAAGGGCGAGCACAAGCCCGGCGAGCGTCGCGGGCATGGCCACGGTGGCCCGGGCAAGCCCGGCCAGTCGCGTGGCCCGGGCCAGCAGGGCCCGCGCAAGCCGCGCAGCGCCGAAGAGATGGACCTTGCCAAGGCCTATGCCATCCGCGCGCAACGGGAAAAGGAAGAGCGCATCGAGACCGAGCGCCTGAAGCAGGAAGAAGCGCGCGTGCGCCGCGAGGCCAAGGCCAAGCTGGAAGAACTGCTGAAGGACAAGGGCCTGAATGCCGAAGCGGCGGACATTGCCCGCCACTTCCCGTATGGCGGCAAGATCAAGCGCATCTACGTGACCGCCGAACAGCTGACCGCGCTCAACGCCGGCGAGCTGGGTGTGGTCCAGCTCAATGGCCGCTACCTGCTGGTGACCGCCGAGGTACTGGCGCAGTCCGAAGCCGTGTTCGCCGCGTCGGTGGCACTGAAGGTCGATCCGAATGCGCCGGCCGAGGAAGATCCGTACGCGGACCCGCAATACCAGGTGCCGGACGACCTGGTCTGGTAA
- a CDS encoding acyl-CoA dehydrogenase family protein, giving the protein MDFSFTEEQLMLQDVARRIAQEKIAPSAEHHDRTGEFPLDNIRLLGENGLMGIEVPTEYGGAGMDPVAYVLAMVEVAAADAAHSTIMSVNNSLFCNGILTHGTEQQKQTYVRAIAEGTAIGAFALTEPQSGSDATAMRCRAVKQADGTFVINGKKSWITSGPVAKYIVLFAMSEPDKGARGITAFIIDTDKAGFGRGKTEPKLGIRASATCEIEFNDYVAQAEDVLGQEGEGFKIAMSVLDAGRIGIASQAIGIARAAYEATLEYVKERKAFGAAIGTFQMTQAKIADMKCKLDAALLLTLRAAWVKGQGKRFSTEAAVAKLTASEAAMWITHQAVQIHGGMGYSKEMPLERYFRDAKITEIYEGTSEIQRLVIARNETGLR; this is encoded by the coding sequence GTGGATTTCAGCTTTACCGAAGAGCAGTTGATGCTGCAGGACGTGGCGCGGCGCATCGCGCAGGAAAAGATCGCCCCCAGCGCGGAGCACCATGACCGCACCGGCGAGTTCCCGCTGGACAACATCCGCCTGCTGGGTGAAAACGGCCTGATGGGCATCGAAGTGCCGACCGAATACGGCGGTGCTGGCATGGACCCGGTTGCGTACGTGCTGGCGATGGTGGAGGTCGCCGCCGCCGACGCAGCCCACTCGACCATCATGTCGGTCAACAATTCGCTGTTCTGCAACGGCATCCTCACCCATGGTACCGAGCAGCAGAAGCAGACCTATGTGCGTGCCATCGCCGAAGGCACCGCCATCGGTGCGTTCGCGCTGACCGAGCCGCAGTCCGGTTCCGATGCCACTGCCATGCGTTGCCGCGCGGTGAAGCAGGCCGACGGCACCTTCGTCATCAATGGCAAGAAGAGCTGGATCACTTCCGGCCCGGTGGCCAAGTACATCGTGCTGTTCGCGATGAGCGAGCCGGACAAGGGCGCGCGCGGCATCACCGCCTTCATCATCGATACCGACAAGGCCGGTTTCGGTCGTGGCAAGACCGAGCCCAAGCTGGGCATCCGTGCTTCGGCCACCTGCGAGATCGAGTTCAACGATTACGTGGCGCAGGCCGAAGACGTGCTGGGCCAGGAAGGCGAGGGCTTCAAGATCGCCATGAGCGTGCTCGATGCCGGCCGCATCGGTATCGCCTCGCAGGCCATCGGCATCGCCCGTGCCGCCTATGAAGCGACCCTGGAGTATGTGAAGGAGCGCAAGGCATTCGGCGCAGCCATCGGCACTTTCCAGATGACCCAGGCCAAGATTGCCGACATGAAGTGCAAGCTGGATGCGGCGCTGCTGCTGACCCTGCGAGCGGCATGGGTGAAGGGCCAGGGCAAGCGCTTCAGCACGGAAGCGGCCGTGGCCAAGCTGACCGCCTCGGAAGCGGCGATGTGGATCACCCACCAGGCCGTGCAGATCCATGGCGGGATGGGCTATTCCAAGGAAATGCCGCTGGAGCGTTACTTCCGTGATGCCAAGATCACCGAGATCTACGAAGGTACTTCGGAGATCCAGCGCCTGGTGATCGCCCGCAACGAAACCGGGCTGCGCTGA
- a CDS encoding MFS transporter — MTVPVARLSSFYLFYYAALGAFTPYWSLFLTARGMSVTAISVMMGLWYATRVIAPSTWTSLAAASPRPIRLLRVGCVLTLLSFAAFLLPLPQPWMYPAMVVFCFFYNAVMPQFESITLTHLGNDSHRYGLIRVWGSLGFIAIVTLFGWLIEGDDSTSHAGWLPWMMLPLFVLLVASAFSNHYARDIGKTEGDASGFWQIVRRPPVLAFFLAAFMEQLSFGPYYTFFSIYMDHHGYRTSTLGLLWTIGVVFEVGVFFTIGRFFRRYDASWMLLIALVSSCLRWAVTALFPENLPVMLLAQTAHALGFAAFFAAAMQMLATYFPGRLNGHGQGLLYGFSSGVGGVLGALIAGQLWKIDDGRTAFLAGSGFALIGALLCFFALSLPLIRARLSTRPL, encoded by the coding sequence ATGACCGTTCCCGTTGCCCGTCTCTCCAGCTTCTACCTGTTCTATTACGCGGCGCTGGGCGCGTTCACTCCGTACTGGAGCCTGTTCCTGACCGCGCGCGGCATGAGCGTGACCGCCATCAGCGTGATGATGGGGCTGTGGTATGCCACCCGCGTGATCGCGCCCAGCACCTGGACCTCGCTGGCGGCCGCATCACCGCGACCGATCCGCTTGCTGCGCGTCGGCTGTGTGCTGACCCTGCTCAGCTTCGCCGCATTCCTGCTGCCACTGCCACAGCCGTGGATGTACCCGGCGATGGTGGTTTTCTGCTTCTTCTACAACGCGGTGATGCCGCAGTTCGAGTCGATCACGCTCACCCACCTCGGCAACGACAGCCATCGCTACGGGCTGATCCGGGTCTGGGGTTCGCTCGGTTTCATCGCCATCGTCACCCTGTTCGGATGGCTGATCGAGGGCGATGACTCCACCAGCCACGCAGGGTGGCTGCCGTGGATGATGCTGCCACTGTTCGTGTTGCTGGTTGCCTCGGCCTTCAGCAACCACTACGCACGCGACATCGGCAAGACCGAGGGCGACGCCAGCGGCTTCTGGCAGATCGTGCGCCGGCCGCCGGTGCTGGCGTTCTTCCTGGCCGCTTTCATGGAGCAGCTGTCATTCGGCCCGTACTACACGTTCTTCTCGATCTACATGGACCATCACGGCTACCGCACCTCCACCCTGGGCCTGCTGTGGACCATCGGCGTGGTCTTCGAAGTAGGCGTTTTCTTCACCATCGGCCGTTTCTTCCGCCGCTACGACGCCAGCTGGATGTTGCTGATCGCGCTGGTCAGTTCCTGCCTGCGCTGGGCCGTGACCGCACTGTTCCCGGAGAACCTGCCGGTGATGCTGCTGGCGCAGACTGCGCACGCACTGGGCTTTGCGGCGTTCTTCGCGGCAGCGATGCAGATGCTGGCGACCTACTTCCCCGGCCGCCTCAACGGGCATGGCCAAGGATTGCTGTACGGATTCTCATCAGGAGTCGGCGGCGTGCTGGGCGCGCTGATTGCCGGCCAACTGTGGAAGATCGACGACGGCCGAACCGCGTTCCTGGCCGGCAGCGGCTTCGCCCTGATTGGCGCCCTGCTCTGCTTCTTCGCGTTGAGCCTGCCGCTGATCCGCGCGCGACTCAGCACCCGCCCCCTCTGA